Proteins from one Homalodisca vitripennis isolate AUS2020 chromosome 3, UT_GWSS_2.1, whole genome shotgun sequence genomic window:
- the LOC124358418 gene encoding myrosinase 1-like → MEQILDTCKELNKIEEMSSSCTFPPDFLIGCASASYQVEGGWNADDKGENIWDHLTHTQPDKIKNRDNGDVACDSYNKYREDVQLIKDIGFNHYRFSISWSRVLPTGYDNVVSKAGLGYYHRLIDQLKANGIEPIVTLYHWDLPQPLQELGGWVNPLMSDYFQKYARVMFEEFGDKDVEEEMQSNPANFWKYMNRFRRILLSFL, encoded by the exons atGGAACAGATACTC GATACTTGTAAGGAGCTAAATAAAATTGAGGAAATGTCTTCTTCATGTACTTTTCCTCCAGATTTCCTCATTGGCTGTGCGTCAGCGTCATACCAAGTGGAAGGGGGATGGAATGCTGATG ACAAAGGGGAGAATATCTGGGACCACTTGACTCACACTCAGCCAGACAAGATCAAGAACAGAGACAACGGAGATGTGGCCTGTGACTCTTACAACAAATACAGAGAAGATGTGCAACTGATCAAGGACATTGGG TTCAACCACTACAGATTTTCAATCAGCTGGAGTCGAGTGCTGCCCACTGGTTATGACAACGTTGTGAGCAAAGCTGGCCTTGGCTATTACCACAGATTGATAGATCAATTGAAGGCCAATGGAATTGAGCCTATT GTCACACTCTACCATTGGGACCTTCCTCAGCCTCTACAGGAACTCGGGGGATGGGTCAATCCTCTTATGTCTGATTACTTCCAGAAATATGCCAGAGTTATGTTTGAAGAATTCGGTGATAAG GATGTTGAGGAGGAGATGCAGTCTAATCCAGCCAACTTTTGGAAGTATATGAACAGGTTTAGGAGGATCCTACTGTCGTTCCTATAG
- the LOC124358419 gene encoding LOW QUALITY PROTEIN: myrosinase 1-like (The sequence of the model RefSeq protein was modified relative to this genomic sequence to represent the inferred CDS: deleted 1 base in 1 codon): MDQILDTCKEINKIEEMSSSCTFPPDFLIGCASASYQVEGGWNADDKGENIWDHLTHTQPDKIKNRDNGDVACDSYNKYREDVQLIKDIGFNHYRFSISWSRVLPTGYDNVVSKAGLGYYHRLIDQLKANGIEPIVTLYHWDLPQPLQELGGWVNPLMVDYFQNYARVMFQEFGDKMAQAYSR, from the exons atGGATCAGATACTC GATACTTGTAAggagataaataaaattgaagaaatGTCTTCTTCGTGTACTTTTCCTCCAGATTTCCTCATTGGCTGTGCGTCAGCGTCATACCAAGTGGAAGGGGGATGGAATGCTGATG ACAAAGGGGAGAATATCTGGGACCACTTGACTCACACTCAGCCAGACAAGATCAAGAACAGAGACAACGGAGATGTGGCCTGTGACTCTTACAACAAATACAGAGAAGATGTGCAACTGATCAAGGACATTGGG TTCAACCACTACAGATT TTCAATCAGCTGGAGTCGAGTGCTGCCCACTGGTTATGACAACGTTGTGAGCAAAGCTGGCCTTGGCTATTACCACAGATTGATAGATCAATTGAAGGCCAATGGAATTGAGCCTATT GTTACACTCTACCATTGGGACCTTCCTCAGCCTCTACAGGAACTCGGGGGATGGGTCAATCCTCTTATGGTTGATTACTTCCAGAACTATGCCAGAGTTATGTTTCAAGAATTCGGTGATAAG ATGGCACAGGCTTATTCAAGATGA